In Picosynechococcus sp. PCC 7002, the following are encoded in one genomic region:
- the trmH gene encoding tRNA (guanosine(18)-2'-O)-methyltransferase TrmH has product MLSRRYQRICQTLDRRQPDLTVLMEDVHKPHNISAIIRTCDAVGVMAVHAMNQVADGDVLDTYSQVAQGSEKWVDLNRHPDVTVAIDQLHQQNFKIYAAHLSDRAVDYRTIDYTQPTAILMGAERWGVSDTAAELVDGHIIIPMLGMVQSLNVSVAAAVILFEAQRQRLQAGFYDQPRLDPEFYRQKVFEWGYPELVAHYRDRQLPYPPLDSEGQIIPT; this is encoded by the coding sequence GTGCTGTCGAGAAGATATCAACGCATTTGCCAAACCTTAGATCGTCGTCAACCTGACCTCACTGTCCTCATGGAGGATGTCCACAAACCCCACAATATTTCCGCGATTATTCGTACCTGTGATGCGGTGGGGGTGATGGCTGTCCATGCAATGAATCAGGTCGCAGATGGTGATGTCCTCGATACTTACTCCCAGGTGGCCCAAGGCAGTGAGAAATGGGTTGATTTAAATCGTCACCCTGACGTTACCGTAGCCATCGATCAGCTCCACCAGCAAAACTTTAAAATCTATGCGGCCCATTTAAGCGATCGCGCTGTTGATTATCGCACCATTGACTATACGCAACCCACGGCAATTTTGATGGGGGCCGAACGGTGGGGGGTCAGCGACACAGCCGCAGAGCTTGTAGATGGTCACATTATCATTCCGATGTTAGGGATGGTGCAGTCCCTCAATGTTTCCGTGGCCGCAGCGGTGATTCTCTTTGAGGCACAACGCCAACGCCTCCAGGCTGGATTTTATGACCAACCACGCCTAGATCCAGAGTTCTACCGTCAGAAGGTCTTTGAGTGGGGCTACCCTGAACTTGTCGCCCATTACCGCGATCGCCAATTACCCTATCCCCCTTTAGATTCAGAAGGTCAAATCATTCCAACCTGA
- a CDS encoding GFA family protein, translating into MSNFSTPKRYGGGCHCGGVRFQVVLRNFQALDCNCSICRKKGFLHIIVPQADFHLLQGQDLLTAYQFNTHQATHLFCRHCGVHSFYLPRSHPDSIDVNLRCLDENLLDVFEIIFFDGENWEDNLSQIT; encoded by the coding sequence ATGTCTAATTTTTCTACACCGAAACGTTATGGTGGTGGCTGTCATTGTGGTGGTGTTCGCTTCCAAGTCGTCCTGAGAAACTTTCAAGCCCTTGACTGTAACTGTTCTATTTGCCGCAAAAAAGGATTTCTCCATATCATTGTTCCCCAGGCAGATTTCCATTTACTCCAAGGACAAGATCTGCTAACGGCCTACCAGTTTAATACCCACCAAGCAACCCACCTTTTTTGTCGGCATTGTGGCGTCCATTCTTTTTATCTACCCCGCTCCCATCCCGATAGTATCGATGTGAATCTGCGCTGTTTAGATGAAAATCTATTAGATGTCTTTGAGATTATATTTTTTGATGGGGAAAATTGGGAAGACAATCTCTCCCAAATCACCTAA
- a CDS encoding Rrf2 family transcriptional regulator, with protein sequence MKLTTRGHYSVKALLDISLQPGYGPTSVKAIAKRQNLPAPYLEKLLIEMRRAGILRSVRGAQGGYQLLSKPEDISLGQILQAIGETIEPLPHHEPHPDQAEDWVTFSLWQRLHQKLQEALYNITLADLYYDARSWKAAQGEATSFVI encoded by the coding sequence ATGAAGCTAACCACCAGAGGTCATTACAGCGTTAAAGCTTTACTCGATATTAGTTTACAACCCGGTTATGGCCCCACCTCCGTAAAGGCGATCGCCAAACGCCAAAACCTCCCTGCCCCATACCTTGAGAAGCTGTTGATTGAGATGCGTCGAGCCGGAATTCTTCGTTCAGTCCGTGGTGCCCAAGGGGGATATCAATTACTATCGAAACCCGAAGATATTTCCCTAGGTCAAATTCTCCAGGCCATCGGTGAAACCATTGAACCGCTCCCCCACCATGAACCCCACCCCGACCAAGCCGAAGATTGGGTTACCTTTAGTCTCTGGCAGCGGCTCCACCAAAAACTCCAAGAAGCCCTTTATAACATTACCCTTGCTGATTTGTATTACGACGCCCGCAGTTGGAAAGCAGCCCAGGGAGAAGCCACAAGTTTTGTTATTTGA
- a CDS encoding AbrB family transcriptional regulator, translated as MATKKKIETLTGDALLAKVKELENHSKEEKARACGYYTITKNGVERVNMMKFYNALIEAEGVQLDSNTNAQGRGGRAATYRISVQSNGNLLIGSAYTKKMGLQPGDEFEISLGRKHIHLKQLGADGDD; from the coding sequence ATGGCTACAAAGAAAAAGATTGAAACATTGACCGGTGATGCACTGCTCGCAAAAGTTAAGGAGCTTGAAAACCACAGTAAAGAAGAAAAAGCAAGAGCTTGCGGCTATTACACGATCACCAAGAATGGGGTTGAACGTGTCAATATGATGAAGTTCTATAACGCTCTCATCGAAGCAGAAGGGGTGCAGTTAGATAGCAATACAAATGCCCAAGGTCGGGGGGGTCGTGCTGCCACCTATCGTATTAGTGTACAGTCCAATGGGAATCTTTTGATTGGGTCTGCCTACACCAAAAAAATGGGACTCCAGCCCGGTGATGAATTTGAAATTTCTTTAGGTCGCAAACATATTCACCTCAAACAACTGGGTGCCGATGGTGATGATTAA
- a CDS encoding bifunctional 4-hydroxy-2-oxoglutarate aldolase/2-dehydro-3-deoxy-phosphogluconate aldolase, giving the protein MTPLQQRWFAQLREHRAIAVIRAVDWQLGIKMAETAINGGLKLIEITWNSDQAGHIIATLREKFPQAIIGTGTILTPTDLKEAIACGATFAFSPHSDRELIQIAHHQDIPMVLGALTPSEIYQAWHWGSDGVKVFPIKAVGGASFIRCLQAPLPHIPLIPTGGVSLTNGPDLIQAGAIAVGLSSDLFPPAMLAKQEWPELSQRLQQHHPSQW; this is encoded by the coding sequence ATGACCCCCCTCCAACAACGCTGGTTTGCACAACTCCGAGAACACCGGGCGATCGCCGTTATTCGGGCTGTGGACTGGCAACTGGGAATAAAAATGGCTGAAACCGCGATTAACGGGGGATTAAAGCTCATTGAAATCACCTGGAATAGTGACCAAGCTGGCCACATCATTGCGACCCTACGGGAAAAATTTCCCCAGGCAATCATCGGCACGGGCACTATCCTCACGCCCACAGATTTAAAAGAGGCGATCGCCTGCGGTGCTACCTTCGCTTTCAGCCCCCACAGTGACCGGGAGTTAATCCAGATTGCCCATCACCAGGATATTCCCATGGTGCTAGGCGCCTTAACCCCAAGCGAAATCTACCAGGCCTGGCATTGGGGTAGTGACGGCGTCAAGGTATTTCCCATTAAAGCCGTTGGTGGCGCTAGTTTTATCCGTTGCCTCCAAGCCCCTCTACCCCACATTCCTCTCATTCCCACTGGGGGCGTTAGCCTCACCAATGGCCCAGACTTAATCCAAGCCGGGGCGATCGCCGTTGGCCTTTCGAGCGATCTCTTTCCCCCCGCGATGCTCGCAAAACAAGAATGGCCGGAACTTAGCCAGCGCCTCCAACAACATCACCCCAGTCAATGGTAA
- a CDS encoding heavy metal-responsive transcriptional regulator, which yields MVTADYGLKIGTVAQQSGLPVKTIRYYADLGLLSTVMGRSPKGYRLFSAAVFARLAFIKRAQSLGLSLEDIGKILTVRDQGTLPCGVIRELLEAQLQEINQQMAALTILKGELQGILSGWQDFSDQPQPPSTICPNLQ from the coding sequence ATGGTAACGGCAGATTATGGCCTCAAAATTGGGACAGTGGCCCAGCAAAGCGGTTTACCGGTAAAAACGATTCGCTACTATGCGGATCTGGGTTTGTTAAGCACGGTGATGGGGCGATCGCCAAAGGGTTATCGACTCTTTTCGGCGGCGGTCTTTGCTCGGTTGGCATTTATTAAACGGGCCCAATCCCTCGGTTTAAGCCTCGAAGACATTGGCAAGATCCTGACAGTGCGCGACCAAGGAACCCTGCCCTGTGGGGTAATTAGGGAGTTATTAGAAGCGCAACTCCAAGAAATTAATCAGCAAATGGCTGCCCTGACGATCCTAAAGGGGGAGTTACAGGGTATTCTGTCTGGTTGGCAAGATTTTTCTGATCAGCCCCAGCCCCCATCGACCATTTGTCCCAATTTGCAATGA